A single Campylobacter concisus DNA region contains:
- a CDS encoding FlaG family protein — MEIFKAAANQVLDTSMSTSAQRQIDSRPIEHSDIKLNADKNNETKDVNELDGLSNEELAKRTREVTDRLNYQMQQLDTNVRFAYNEKLNLMVVQVKDAKTGEEITQLPSKEAIRISEYFKESIGILFDKES, encoded by the coding sequence ATGGAAATCTTTAAGGCAGCAGCAAATCAGGTACTAGATACGAGCATGAGCACATCTGCTCAGCGTCAAATAGACAGCAGACCTATTGAGCATTCTGATATAAAATTAAATGCTGATAAAAACAATGAAACCAAAGATGTTAACGAGCTAGACGGACTTAGCAACGAAGAGCTTGCCAAAAGAACAAGAGAGGTCACCGATAGACTAAACTATCAAATGCAGCAGCTCGATACTAATGTAAGATTTGCTTACAACGAGAAGCTAAATTTAATGGTCGTGCAAGTAAAAGACGCTAAAACTGGCGAGGAGATAACACAACTTCCAAGCAAAGAAGCTATAAGAATAAGTGAGTATTTCAAGGAAAGTATCGGAATACTTTTTGACAAGGAGAGTTAA
- a CDS encoding ornithine carbamoyltransferase, translating into MKISFECECILLQKTLLLFCGNLAAHHKDCDFVVSDREIATKKPLFIIGKNAHLSHPFTKMALLDTLEEFYSAMQISKANELNEAKNEKGLEEKISLLIDKFKADLLEILRANQ; encoded by the coding sequence ATGAAAATTTCATTTGAGTGCGAGTGTATTTTACTTCAAAAGACACTGCTGCTTTTTTGTGGAAATTTAGCTGCTCATCATAAGGATTGTGATTTTGTAGTGAGTGACCGCGAGATTGCGACAAAAAAACCACTATTTATAATAGGAAAAAATGCTCATCTTTCTCATCCTTTTACCAAAATGGCACTTCTTGATACGCTTGAAGAATTTTACTCAGCTATGCAAATTTCAAAAGCAAATGAGCTAAATGAAGCTAAAAATGAAAAGGGCTTAGAAGAGAAAATTTCACTTTTGATAGATAAATTTAAAGCCGATCTGCTTGAAATTTTAAGGGCAAATCAGTGA
- the rsmD gene encoding 16S rRNA (guanine(966)-N(2))-methyltransferase RsmD, with amino-acid sequence MKLYTKISSGKFKGKRLELPSLSTTRSTKSIVKESFFNVIRDEIYSLTFIEGFGGSGVMASEAVSNGAREAIAIEKDRAAFKITQSNLASLGCSNLKAINGDSFSVLPDLINSQNGKVLLYLDPPFDIRAGFDDIYEKLVNLISQLKKEKIYMIVFEHNSDFKFSDEIFAFKLVKFKKFGATSLSYFQ; translated from the coding sequence GTGAAGCTTTACACTAAAATTTCAAGTGGTAAATTTAAAGGCAAAAGGCTTGAACTACCAAGTCTAAGCACGACTAGAAGCACAAAAAGTATCGTAAAGGAGTCCTTCTTTAACGTCATTAGAGATGAAATTTACTCGCTTACATTTATAGAGGGCTTTGGTGGAAGTGGTGTGATGGCAAGCGAGGCCGTTAGCAACGGAGCACGTGAGGCTATCGCTATCGAAAAAGACAGAGCCGCTTTTAAGATCACGCAAAGCAACCTTGCAAGCCTAGGGTGCTCAAATTTAAAAGCGATAAATGGTGATTCCTTTTCTGTCTTGCCTGATCTTATAAATTCTCAAAATGGCAAGGTCTTGCTCTATCTTGATCCGCCATTTGATATAAGAGCTGGCTTTGATGATATCTACGAAAAGCTTGTAAATTTAATCTCACAGCTAAAAAAAGAGAAAATTTATATGATAGTTTTTGAGCACAACAGCGACTTTAAATTTAGCGATGAAATTTTTGCATTTAAGCTTGTAAAATTTAAAAAATTTGGAGCTACTTCACTCTCTTACTTCCAATAA
- a CDS encoding flagellar basal body P-ring protein FlgI: MKKFLSFVAASVIATSAFATQIKELASIVGVRDNQLIGYGLVVGLNGTGDGSTSKFTIQSLSNMLQGVNVKINPDDIKSKNAAAVMVTAKLPAFARHGDKLDVVISSIGDAKSLQGGTLLMTPLKGVDGDIYALAQGALSIGGKSMGRSGGNHPTVGSILNGALVEREVTYDIYNQDSIRLSLKDTNFKTALDIQNAINANISDDTAKAIDPRTVIVKKPDDVSIIELASAVLDLDVEYKPDEKIVVDERTGTIVSGINAVVSPVVLTHGAITIKIEPNSYDEAAQNDVNIGSDTSVAPSQNLLKISGEKTTVANVTRALNKLGATPSDIISILENLKRVGAIQVDLEII, from the coding sequence ATGAAAAAATTTTTATCTTTTGTAGCAGCTTCGGTGATAGCTACTTCAGCCTTTGCTACGCAGATAAAAGAGCTTGCAAGCATAGTTGGCGTAAGGGATAACCAGCTAATAGGCTATGGCCTTGTAGTTGGGCTAAATGGCACAGGTGATGGCTCAACGTCAAAATTTACGATTCAGTCTTTATCAAACATGCTTCAAGGCGTAAACGTAAAGATAAATCCAGATGATATCAAGTCCAAAAACGCAGCTGCTGTTATGGTAACAGCTAAGCTTCCTGCATTTGCAAGGCATGGCGATAAGCTTGACGTCGTGATCTCATCTATTGGCGATGCAAAAAGTTTGCAAGGTGGTACGCTTCTCATGACACCACTAAAAGGCGTTGATGGTGATATTTACGCTTTGGCTCAGGGTGCTTTAAGTATCGGCGGAAAAAGCATGGGTAGATCAGGTGGCAACCACCCAACTGTTGGCTCTATCCTAAATGGAGCTTTGGTTGAGCGAGAAGTTACTTATGACATTTACAATCAAGATAGCATAAGACTAAGCCTAAAAGATACAAATTTTAAAACCGCTCTTGATATCCAAAACGCCATAAATGCAAACATTTCAGACGATACTGCAAAGGCGATCGATCCAAGAACGGTCATCGTTAAAAAGCCAGATGATGTTAGTATCATCGAGCTTGCAAGCGCTGTGCTTGATCTTGATGTGGAGTATAAGCCAGATGAGAAGATAGTGGTTGATGAAAGAACTGGCACAATAGTAAGCGGCATAAATGCTGTGGTTAGCCCAGTTGTCTTAACGCATGGTGCAATCACAATAAAAATAGAGCCAAATAGCTATGACGAGGCAGCGCAAAATGATGTAAATATAGGAAGCGATACGTCGGTCGCACCTAGTCAAAATTTACTTAAAATTTCAGGTGAAAAAACAACCGTTGCAAATGTAACAAGAGCGCTAAATAAGCTTGGGGCAACACCAAGTGATATCATATCGATACTTGAAAATTTAAAGCGAGTTGGTGCGATACAAGTTGATTTGGAGATAATATAA
- a CDS encoding rod-binding protein, producing MQIDNTLALNSYNEISTNKIKNANAKQDALLKEQTDAFEAYMVKAVLDIALKEDEHNSLYPKAAGSDIYRSMYNDAMSKALSGNLGFSELLYDFLKRDS from the coding sequence ATGCAAATAGATAACACCTTAGCGCTAAATTCATACAATGAAATTTCTACAAATAAGATAAAAAACGCAAATGCTAAACAAGATGCTCTTTTAAAAGAGCAAACTGATGCATTTGAGGCTTATATGGTAAAGGCTGTGCTTGATATTGCTTTAAAAGAAGATGAGCACAACTCGCTATATCCAAAAGCTGCTGGTAGCGACATTTATAGGTCAATGTATAACGATGCAATGAGTAAAGCATTGAGTGGAAATCTTGGTTTTTCAGAACTTTTGTACGATTTTTTAAAGAGAGACTCTTAA
- a CDS encoding flagellar biosynthesis anti-sigma factor FlgM: MIRPLNQRPNFQANTLNKNSDAKVETQSKEVRTNENAKLKEIADAIANGTYQVDISKTARAVADALL; the protein is encoded by the coding sequence ATGATAAGGCCTTTGAACCAAAGACCAAATTTTCAGGCAAATACGCTAAATAAAAATAGCGATGCCAAGGTCGAAACTCAGAGTAAAGAAGTAAGAACAAACGAAAACGCAAAGCTAAAAGAGATAGCTGATGCCATAGCAAATGGCACTTATCAGGTTGATATCTCAAAAACGGCTAGGGCTGTGGCTGATGCGTTGCTGTAA
- the flgN gene encoding flagellar export chaperone FlgN, translated as MIKKLLDEAIGELDELINLTIQDIANIKEAKHSSVDESVKKKNALVRAFEDTKRALDKELLKVSKESGTTTLASVLDDEVKSKLVLMRSKLENLHKVNKEYARHVVAVKEFFDSLNEKIFGTKTSEYGQDGNSIDNNFYKSRV; from the coding sequence ATGATTAAAAAGCTTTTGGACGAGGCTATAGGCGAGCTTGATGAGCTTATAAATTTAACCATACAAGATATCGCAAATATAAAAGAGGCTAAACACTCAAGCGTTGATGAGAGTGTAAAGAAAAAAAATGCCTTAGTTCGTGCATTTGAAGATACAAAAAGAGCACTAGATAAAGAGCTTTTAAAGGTATCAAAAGAGAGCGGTACGACTACACTTGCTAGTGTTTTAGACGATGAAGTGAAGTCAAAGCTTGTACTTATGCGTTCAAAGCTTGAAAATTTACATAAAGTTAATAAAGAATATGCAAGGCATGTCGTTGCTGTTAAAGAATTTTTTGACTCACTTAATGAAAAAATTTTTGGCACTAAAACAAGTGAATACGGCCAAGATGGAAACAGCATAGATAATAATTTTTATAAATCAAGGGTTTAA
- the flgK gene encoding flagellar hook-associated protein FlgK, whose translation MANIFMSLGTGVSGLNAAQLQISTTGNNIANADSNYYTRQRVVQSASPAMNTVPGGVGTGTQVDTITRLHDEFAYSRLKYSSSNLENTAYKQRILQEATKYFPDLKDNGMVKDIQEYFSAWNNFASNPNAGAQKVNLINKASVLTASINRSSKMLYDMHEKIDETIKINIKEINSLGRQIANINKQIQRIESGADAGIKINANDLRDKRDELELAMSKLVNTAVYKSDLKSNSRVDTGITDQGKYYNLNIGGVSIVDGVNFHEISMSSTESGRYTKIYYEREDGRRIPMEEKIIGGKIGAALDLRGRNYEPDNDKFSDGTIQKYIDNLNTFSKTLITSTNNIYAESAVEISNSDPISYLEGDKTLMNHDNSIRNGSFEAIVYDNKGNVVARKTINVNGTTTMNDTRYGNSIVKDFNSNSDDNKDNNMLNDVDDFFEASYFYDKNTKKGTFSLIPKQAQGLYSISIVDHGTNFPGAVGINRFFSGTDSNSIGINQNFTQDHTNLRAYSKPVIGNNEVANKMIQLQYQKQTFYSSGIALDRDETIEGYYRYLTTDMASDTEANNTIHDTNTSLQKTAEEEFQSTSGVDTNEELTNLIRFQASYGAAAKIITTVDQMLDTLLSLKQ comes from the coding sequence ATGGCTAATATTTTTATGTCATTAGGCACGGGTGTTTCGGGACTAAATGCAGCCCAGCTTCAAATAAGTACAACCGGAAATAATATAGCAAACGCCGATAGCAACTACTATACAAGGCAACGTGTTGTCCAATCTGCATCTCCAGCGATGAATACAGTCCCTGGCGGAGTTGGTACAGGCACACAAGTAGATACTATAACAAGACTTCATGATGAGTTTGCCTACTCAAGATTAAAATACTCATCATCAAATTTAGAAAATACAGCCTATAAACAAAGAATTTTGCAAGAAGCTACAAAATATTTTCCTGATCTAAAAGATAATGGAATGGTGAAGGACATTCAGGAGTATTTTTCCGCGTGGAATAACTTTGCTTCAAATCCTAATGCTGGTGCTCAGAAAGTAAATTTGATAAATAAAGCAAGTGTATTGACTGCAAGTATCAACCGCTCATCAAAGATGCTTTATGATATGCATGAAAAGATTGATGAAACAATAAAAATAAATATAAAAGAGATAAATTCTCTAGGCAGACAAATAGCAAACATTAATAAGCAAATCCAAAGAATAGAATCAGGCGCAGACGCTGGTATAAAAATAAATGCAAATGATCTTCGTGATAAACGTGATGAATTAGAACTTGCTATGTCAAAGCTAGTAAATACAGCTGTTTATAAAAGCGATCTAAAGAGCAATTCTAGGGTAGATACAGGAATAACAGATCAAGGAAAATACTACAATCTAAATATTGGCGGTGTAAGTATCGTTGATGGTGTAAATTTTCATGAAATTTCTATGAGTTCAACTGAAAGTGGACGATATACAAAAATTTATTATGAAAGAGAAGATGGCAGAAGAATCCCAATGGAAGAAAAGATCATAGGTGGTAAAATCGGAGCTGCACTTGATCTTAGGGGCCGAAACTACGAGCCAGATAATGATAAATTTAGCGACGGAACGATCCAAAAATACATTGATAATTTAAATACATTTAGTAAAACCTTGATAACAAGTACAAATAATATCTATGCCGAATCTGCAGTTGAAATTTCTAACTCAGATCCGATAAGCTATTTAGAAGGTGATAAGACATTGATGAATCATGATAATAGTATAAGAAACGGAAGTTTTGAAGCTATTGTTTATGATAACAAAGGCAATGTCGTGGCCAGAAAAACTATAAATGTAAATGGAACGACGACGATGAATGATACAAGATATGGCAACTCTATCGTCAAAGACTTTAACTCAAACTCAGATGACAATAAAGACAATAATATGCTAAATGACGTTGATGACTTTTTTGAGGCGTCATATTTTTATGATAAAAATACTAAAAAAGGCACATTTTCTCTCATTCCAAAACAAGCTCAAGGGCTTTATAGCATATCAATAGTCGATCACGGCACAAATTTCCCAGGTGCTGTTGGTATAAATAGATTTTTCTCAGGTACTGACTCAAATAGTATCGGTATAAATCAAAATTTTACCCAAGACCACACAAATCTTCGTGCCTACTCAAAGCCAGTTATCGGAAATAATGAAGTTGCAAATAAAATGATCCAGCTTCAGTATCAAAAGCAGACCTTTTACTCAAGTGGCATAGCGCTTGATAGAGATGAAACGATCGAGGGATATTACCGCTATCTTACGACTGACATGGCGAGTGATACAGAGGCAAATAATACTATCCACGACACAAATACGTCTTTGCAAAAGACAGCTGAAGAAGAATTTCAATCAACAAGTGGCGTAGATACAAATGAAGAGCTTACAAATTTGATCCGCTTTCAAGCAAGTTACGGCGCAGCGGCAAAGATCATCACGACAGTTGATCAAATGCTTGACACGCTTCTTTCACTAAAACAATGA
- a CDS encoding TIGR02757 family protein gives MIELKSLLDSHVLSKNTNLGLFEAPDPLQVATKFKEPNIALICALFAYGNAKMIVKFLNLLDFSLLDESEQNIKKNLSNFKYRFQNENDVKEIFITLSRLKKEGEIEEILRQGLAKNGEMIEGVNELIKFIYKLNSYRSDGYEFFFGKSFDKEPQSPYKRYNMYLRWMVRDSDIDLGLFKNLPKDRLLMPLDVHTHRVSLNLGLINRKSYDFKAVMDLTKKLREFDEFDPIKYDFALYRIGQSKELETIIKNLNQ, from the coding sequence ATGATCGAACTAAAGAGCCTTTTAGACTCACACGTACTTAGCAAAAATACAAATTTGGGGCTGTTTGAAGCCCCAGATCCACTTCAGGTAGCCACTAAATTTAAAGAGCCAAACATAGCGCTCATTTGTGCGTTATTTGCTTATGGTAATGCAAAAATGATAGTGAAATTTCTAAATTTACTTGATTTTAGTTTGCTTGATGAGAGCGAGCAAAATATCAAGAAAAATTTATCAAATTTCAAATATCGCTTTCAAAATGAAAATGATGTAAAAGAAATTTTCATCACTCTCTCACGCCTTAAAAAAGAGGGCGAAATAGAGGAAATTTTACGCCAAGGCCTTGCAAAAAATGGCGAGATGATAGAGGGCGTAAATGAGCTTATAAAATTTATATATAAGCTAAATTCTTACCGCTCTGACGGATATGAGTTTTTCTTTGGTAAGAGTTTTGACAAAGAGCCACAAAGCCCATATAAACGTTACAATATGTATCTTCGCTGGATGGTAAGGGATAGCGACATTGACCTTGGACTGTTTAAAAATTTACCAAAAGATAGGCTTTTGATGCCACTTGACGTGCATACGCATAGAGTTTCTTTAAATTTAGGACTTATAAACAGAAAGAGCTACGATTTCAAAGCAGTCATGGATCTTACAAAAAAACTTAGAGAATTTGATGAGTTTGATCCGATAAAATACGACTTTGCGCTTTATAGAATAGGGCAGAGTAAAGAGTTAGAAACTATCATAAAAAATCTTAATCAATAA
- a CDS encoding superoxide dismutase family protein: MKKIVLLSAVLGTLLFAHEGHHFDPKAGEHLVIPVNELSEKGDKSVGEVVAVKTNYGVAFFPNLKGLTAGLHGFHIHENADCGATEKGLGMKAGGHWDPAGTKMHSFAWDDKGHKGDLPALYVDAEGNANYPVLAPKIKNLDELKGHSLMVHVGGDNHSDNPKALGGGGARMLCGVIK; this comes from the coding sequence ATGAAAAAAATCGTTTTACTAAGTGCAGTTTTAGGAACTTTGCTTTTTGCTCACGAAGGCCATCACTTTGATCCAAAGGCTGGAGAGCATCTAGTTATACCTGTTAATGAGCTAAGCGAGAAGGGCGATAAGAGTGTCGGCGAAGTAGTAGCTGTTAAGACAAACTACGGCGTTGCATTTTTTCCAAATTTAAAAGGACTTACTGCAGGGCTACACGGCTTTCACATCCATGAAAATGCTGACTGTGGTGCGACTGAAAAAGGTCTTGGCATGAAAGCAGGTGGCCACTGGGATCCAGCTGGCACAAAAATGCACTCTTTTGCCTGGGATGATAAAGGTCACAAAGGTGATTTGCCAGCACTTTATGTAGATGCTGAGGGCAATGCGAACTATCCAGTACTAGCCCCAAAGATAAAAAATCTTGACGAGCTAAAAGGTCACTCACTAATGGTTCATGTTGGTGGCGACAATCACAGCGACAATCCAAAAGCACTTGGCGGTGGTGGCGCTAGAATGCTTTGTGGCGTTATTAAGTAA